In a genomic window of Mycolicibacterium neoaurum VKM Ac-1815D:
- a CDS encoding PaaX family transcriptional regulator C-terminal domain-containing protein gives MRLTARSVVLSVLLGAHPAWASAAELITLTSDFGIRESTLRVALTRMVGAGDLVRSADGYRLSDRLLARQRRQDAAIEPQERDWRGVWTTLVITRVGADARSRSELRNTLSQHRFGELRDGVWLRPDNLQVALPADVLARTRVLHSRDDDPAGLVAQLWDLDGWAAEGARLLDEIESAEDVPMRFVAAAAIVRQLLTDPVLPVELLPAGWPGERLRRAYRTFAAELVARRDEKVEAI, from the coding sequence ATGCGGCTGACCGCGCGTTCGGTGGTGCTCAGCGTGCTGCTCGGCGCGCACCCGGCGTGGGCATCGGCGGCCGAGTTGATCACGCTGACCTCCGATTTCGGCATCCGTGAGTCGACGTTGCGGGTGGCGCTGACCCGGATGGTCGGTGCCGGGGACCTGGTGCGCTCGGCCGACGGGTATCGGCTCTCGGATCGCCTGCTGGCCCGGCAGCGCAGGCAGGATGCGGCGATCGAACCGCAGGAACGTGATTGGCGCGGGGTGTGGACGACGCTGGTGATCACCCGCGTCGGCGCCGATGCCCGCAGCCGGTCCGAACTGCGGAACACACTGTCACAACACAGATTCGGTGAGCTGCGTGACGGGGTGTGGCTGCGGCCGGACAACTTGCAGGTGGCGCTCCCGGCCGATGTGCTGGCACGGACGAGAGTGCTGCACAGCCGCGATGATGATCCCGCCGGATTGGTGGCCCAGTTGTGGGATCTGGATGGCTGGGCAGCCGAAGGTGCCCGCCTGCTCGACGAGATCGAGAGCGCGGAGGACGTTCCCATGCGATTCGTCGCCGCGGCGGCGATCGTGCGCCAGCTGCTGACCGATCCGGTGCTGCCCGTCGAACTGTTGCCGGCGGGCTGGCCGGGGGAGCGGCTTCGCCGCGCCTACCGGACCTTCGCGGCCGAATTGGTCGCGCGACGTGACGAGAAAGTGGAGGCGATATGA
- a CDS encoding crotonase/enoyl-CoA hydratase family protein, with protein MSAQAGSVRVERNGPVTTVIMNRPAARNAVDGPTAAELYAAFEEFDADPDAAVAVLCGDNGTFCAGADLKAMGTPQSNRVRPDGPGPMGPTRMVLSKPVIAAVSGYAVAGGLELALWCDLRVVEDDAVFGVFCRRWGVPLIDGGTVRLPRLIGHSRAMDLILTGRAVDADEALQIGLANRVVPAGQARTAAEELAAQLAALPQGCMRADRLSALHQWGETEDEAMAFEFDSLQKSSAELLAGAKRFADGAGRHGAQS; from the coding sequence ATGAGCGCGCAGGCCGGCTCGGTACGGGTGGAGCGCAACGGACCGGTGACGACGGTGATCATGAACAGACCCGCCGCGCGCAATGCCGTCGATGGGCCGACCGCCGCCGAACTCTATGCGGCCTTCGAGGAGTTCGACGCCGATCCGGACGCCGCGGTGGCTGTGCTCTGTGGTGACAACGGAACATTCTGTGCCGGAGCCGATCTCAAGGCGATGGGCACGCCGCAAAGCAACCGGGTACGCCCCGACGGGCCAGGGCCGATGGGCCCGACGCGGATGGTGCTGTCCAAGCCGGTGATCGCGGCGGTCAGCGGATATGCCGTGGCGGGCGGTCTGGAACTGGCGCTGTGGTGTGACCTGCGGGTGGTCGAGGACGATGCCGTGTTCGGGGTGTTCTGCCGGCGGTGGGGGGTCCCGCTCATCGACGGCGGCACGGTGCGGTTGCCCCGCCTGATCGGGCACAGTCGGGCGATGGACCTGATCCTGACCGGACGCGCGGTCGATGCCGACGAGGCACTGCAGATCGGGTTGGCCAACCGGGTGGTGCCCGCCGGCCAGGCGCGCACGGCGGCCGAGGAGTTGGCGGCTCAACTCGCCGCGCTCCCGCAGGGCTGCATGCGCGCCGACCGGCTCTCGGCGCTGCACCAGTGGGGCGAAACCGAAGACGAGGCAATGGCTTTCGAATTCGACAGCTTGCAGAAGTCGTCAGCCGAATTGCTGGCCGGTGCGAAACGGTTCGCCGACGGCGCGGGCCGGCACGGCGCACAGAGCTGA
- a CDS encoding DUF3060 domain-containing protein, producing the protein MRTQVVGLSAVVLLALGLTACGSGDESGRTSVTAGTSGAQVQIGNTINYGSVGTTADIDCAEGKALNIGGSNNVLTVKGTCSSVNVGGADNKITLDNVETKISVVGLDNTVVYLAGDPKIEDLGSGNKVDKG; encoded by the coding sequence ATGCGCACTCAGGTCGTCGGGTTATCGGCGGTGGTTCTGCTCGCACTCGGATTGACCGCCTGCGGGTCCGGCGACGAGTCGGGCCGGACGTCGGTCACGGCGGGCACCTCGGGTGCACAGGTCCAGATCGGCAACACCATCAACTACGGGTCGGTGGGCACCACCGCCGATATCGACTGCGCCGAGGGCAAGGCGCTGAACATCGGTGGATCCAACAACGTGCTGACGGTCAAGGGAACGTGCTCGAGCGTCAACGTGGGTGGTGCGGACAACAAGATCACGCTGGACAACGTGGAGACCAAGATCAGCGTGGTGGGTCTGGACAACACCGTCGTCTACCTCGCCGGGGATCCGAAGATCGAGGATCTGGGCAGCGGCAACAAGGTCGACAAGGGCTAG
- a CDS encoding M15 family metallopeptidase, which produces MCGIGGLAVNPDLSPVASAQPAPPVSAAARAVGFIDVRAAVPDALIDLRYATANNFVGTPLYPPGARCLVHESLAQGLAVAAAQLRAQGLRLVFWDCYRPHDVQVRMFEVVSNPAWVARPGDYSKSHESGRSVDVTTYGATGLTDMGTDFDSFTPDAMAYATDGVSPAAQQNRAVLRAAMAAGGLSVYDGEWWHFDGPGAGAPRPIINVPLG; this is translated from the coding sequence TCGCTGTGAATCCCGATCTCTCGCCGGTGGCCAGCGCGCAACCTGCTCCCCCGGTGTCGGCGGCGGCCCGCGCCGTCGGGTTCATCGATGTCCGCGCCGCGGTGCCCGATGCCCTGATAGATCTGCGCTACGCCACCGCGAACAATTTCGTGGGCACACCGCTGTACCCGCCGGGGGCCCGCTGCCTGGTGCACGAGTCGCTGGCACAGGGGTTGGCCGTCGCCGCCGCGCAACTTCGCGCGCAGGGCCTGCGGCTGGTGTTCTGGGACTGCTACCGACCGCATGACGTGCAGGTACGGATGTTCGAAGTGGTCTCCAATCCGGCATGGGTGGCCCGCCCCGGCGACTATTCCAAGAGCCACGAATCCGGCCGCTCGGTGGATGTCACGACCTACGGCGCGACGGGCCTGACCGATATGGGCACCGATTTCGATTCCTTCACCCCCGATGCGATGGCCTATGCCACCGACGGGGTGAGCCCGGCCGCACAGCAGAACCGGGCCGTCCTGCGCGCGGCCATGGCCGCCGGCGGATTGTCGGTGTACGACGGTGAGTGGTGGCATTTCGACGGGCCCGGAGCCGGAGCGCCGCGACCGATCATCAATGTGCCGCTCGGTTAG